The sequence CAGGGCTCATCCAAAAACACAACGGAAAGATTGCTTATGGGCTGGATGAAAATCATGCGATGTTCCGCGAAACCTTCAAAAAATTTGCGGAAGATGTTGTTATGCCTTTGGGCGAAAAAGTACATCGTCACGATGCGCTGATCCCGAATGAAATTTTAAATGGCCTTAAAGAACTGGGCTGCTTTGGTCTATCGATTCCCCAAAAATTTGGTGGATTTCAGGATGACGCAAAAGCGGACAACATCGGAATGTGTGTGGTAACGGAAGAATTGTCCCGTGGGGGCCTGGGGATTGCGGGTTCGCTGATTACCCGCCCCGAAATTTTATCCAAGGCCTTGCTCAAGGGCGGGACTGAAGAACAAAAGCAGAAGTGGCTTCCTTTGCTGGCGACGGGTGAGAAAATGGCGGCGGTTGCGGCCACCGAGCCTGATTTTGGCTCGGACGTTGCCGGTATGAAAGTGACCGCCAGACCTCAGGAATCTAGAGGTCAAAAAGGCTGGATCATCAATGGAGTAAAAACCTGGTGTACCTATGCGGGTTTTGCGGATTCTCTCATGGTGCTTTGTCGCACTGATCCTGATATGAGCAAAAAACACAAAGGGATGTCGATTCTCATCGCCGAAAAACCCAGCTTTGACGGGCACGAATTCAAATACGATCAACCCGAACACGGTGGACACATTGAAGGAAAGGCCATCCCCACCATCGGTTACCGTGGCATGCATTCTTTTGAAGTGGCTTTTGAAAATTACTGGGTGCCCGAAGAAAATTTAATTGGTGGAGAAGCGGGTTTGGGAAAAGGATTTTACTTCCAGATGGAAGGCTTTGCCGGCGGACGTTTGCAAACTGCCGCTCGTGCCATGGGCGTGATGCAAGCCTCATTTGAAGCGGCTTTGCGCTACGCGGGCGAGAGAAAAGTTTTTGGAAAAACCATTGGTGAATATCAAATAACGCAATGGAAACTGGTGCGCATGCTCGCGATCATCCAAGCCTGCCGCCAAGCCACTTTTCACGCCTGCCGTCTGATGGATGACCACAAAGGTTCCATGGAAGCCTCCCTCGTTAAATTTTACTGTTCCAAGGTGAGTGAATGGGTAGCCCGCGAGGCCCTGCAAATACACGGGGGCTACGGTTATGCTGAGGAATACGCGGTGAGCCGCTACTATGTCGATGCCCGCGTTTTCTCTCTCTTTGAAGGGGCGGAGGAAGTGTTGGCTTTGAGGGTGATCGCACCGGCTTTATTGAAGCAGTATTTGTAAAATTAAAAACCCAAGCGTGTTTTTCTAGTTATCCTACTTTTTGAATCGCTCCTCCTCCCAGGGTAAAAAATGAATCAAGGCCAAACCGGGAAGAGAGGCCAAAAAACAAAATAAAAAGTAATAGGCATAGCCCAGGTGTAGGCCATCTTTATGAATCAGCCATTCGCTGAGGTATCCGCCAATAGGCCCAGAAATCATGGGACCGAAGGCGATGAGGGAAGTCGAAATTGCATAGTGGGAGGCTTTGAATTCCTTGCTGCAGGTTCGCATCTGAAAAATCACAAAGGCCGTGGCACCTATGCCGGCTGCAAATTGTTCCAAGAAATGAATTGCAGCTACTTCCCACAAATGCATTTTTGCGAGTGCTAAGACCCCATAGACCAGGATGGTAAAATTCATAAAAAGCGCCGACTGCCAGAGCCCCTTTTTAAGCCCTATTCGGGATACCCACCAGCCCCCAGCCAAGCTTCCAGCAATGGATCCAATTTTTCCTAAAGTTCCCCCAATCCAACCCAGTTGTTCTTTTGTGATTCCCAAATCCAATAAAAAAGGGGTGTTCATGGCGAATAGCATCGCATCGCCTAATTTATAAATAATGACGAAACTGATAATGAGAATGATTTTTTTCTGTTCCAAATAAGTCAAAAAAGCGCGGCCATATTCTTGAAAATATTTTTGAATCTTAGCCTCTTCTCGAAGAGAGTCGCAGATCTCGATATTATTGGGGGCTAGGGTGAGGTGAGTGTCCCTCGGCAAGAAGAAGAGGTTATACAAGAAACAAATTCCATACAAAACAGCACAACTCATAAAGGCCCAAAACCAGTTTACTCTTTCGGCAATGACCAGAGGGATTGAACTTCCGAGTATCATTGCCACCCGGTAAGCCATGGTTCTCACACCCGCGAAGGCGGCCTGTTTTTCTTCATCCAGGGCTTCGAGGTAAAATCCATCAATAGCAATATCGCTCGTCGCACTCAAGAAGGCACACAATCCAAATGCCACCCACCAAAATACCTTGGCATTAGGCATCACCACAATAAAAGACATGAGTACCAAGACTGCCAGCAGCAAGGCTTGTAAACACAAGGTCCAGGAACGCTTCTTCCAAAACAGATCGACGAAGGGACTCCACAAAAATTTGAAGGTGTAAGGAATACCCAATAGTGAAGTAAAGCCCACCACATGATTGCTCTCACCCATGCTTTTGAGGAAAGCCGGCACCACCGTGGTTCGTAAAAAAGTGAAAGGAAGGCCCTGGGTGAAATAAAGAAAATTGACCCAGAGAAAATCCTTTATGTTTTTAGTGGATTGCTTTTTGTCGTTTTCTTGCATGCGGGGCAGATTGGCAGGCTAACTTTTGCTGTGCAATGGAAAATTAATTCCAATAGGTATCTTTTTCAGGAGTCTTGATTGCTAATAAGATTTTGGCAGTAGTTTTCAGAAGCAGGGAGGTATTATTTTCGAGTTGTTTGAGGGAAATGTGCAGCCGCTGGCTGTTTTTTTTGAATTGTTCGCAATTTTCCTGATGACATTTTTTTCTATTTTCTATCTCAAGTTGTTTCTCCCAAACGCCTTGGGCCTCTTCAAAAAAGGCCTCGCGCAGAGAAATAGGAGTTTTATCATTTAGACTTTTGTCTAGCAGTTCAATGAATCGTGCTTTGAAGTTTTCACCAACATTTTTATTTTGAAGCACTTTATTGATGAGCTGATTATACTTTTCCACGGCATTTCTCTTTTTTCTGATGGTTTGCTTGGCAGTCCTCGCAATTTCCAAGGATACCTGGGGTGTTACCACGATTAAAAAATTGGTAATGCTTATTTTTTACACGCTGTGGTCTTTTCTAAATACAGCTGATTGAGAGTTAGTACCTCGCTGCAAATAAGTGGGGCATAGTCACTGGAGGCATTTTCTGGCATACGAAAAGGCGTGCCTGCTTCACAAGTGATACTTCTCAGAAGGTCTCTCAAAGCGACTAGCTTGAGGTAAT comes from Deltaproteobacteria bacterium and encodes:
- a CDS encoding acyl-CoA/acyl-ACP dehydrogenase; protein product: MNTQKLLSSAKTVLQHISKHLAAKASDGKDISTARLDTFQALAYDLAWISSEVYAAEESVAFAEQNGGELEKALAEYFTAEMISNFSQKLAYHWTEFGAGPDLLMSTLWSREVASEVEKTLATENVVRIAGLIQKHNGKIAYGLDENHAMFRETFKKFAEDVVMPLGEKVHRHDALIPNEILNGLKELGCFGLSIPQKFGGFQDDAKADNIGMCVVTEELSRGGLGIAGSLITRPEILSKALLKGGTEEQKQKWLPLLATGEKMAAVAATEPDFGSDVAGMKVTARPQESRGQKGWIINGVKTWCTYAGFADSLMVLCRTDPDMSKKHKGMSILIAEKPSFDGHEFKYDQPEHGGHIEGKAIPTIGYRGMHSFEVAFENYWVPEENLIGGEAGLGKGFYFQMEGFAGGRLQTAARAMGVMQASFEAALRYAGERKVFGKTIGEYQITQWKLVRMLAIIQACRQATFHACRLMDDHKGSMEASLVKFYCSKVSEWVAREALQIHGGYGYAEEYAVSRYYVDARVFSLFEGAEEVLALRVIAPALLKQYL
- a CDS encoding MFS transporter, yielding MQENDKKQSTKNIKDFLWVNFLYFTQGLPFTFLRTTVVPAFLKSMGESNHVVGFTSLLGIPYTFKFLWSPFVDLFWKKRSWTLCLQALLLAVLVLMSFIVVMPNAKVFWWVAFGLCAFLSATSDIAIDGFYLEALDEEKQAAFAGVRTMAYRVAMILGSSIPLVIAERVNWFWAFMSCAVLYGICFLYNLFFLPRDTHLTLAPNNIEICDSLREEAKIQKYFQEYGRAFLTYLEQKKIILIISFVIIYKLGDAMLFAMNTPFLLDLGITKEQLGWIGGTLGKIGSIAGSLAGGWWVSRIGLKKGLWQSALFMNFTILVYGVLALAKMHLWEVAAIHFLEQFAAGIGATAFVIFQMRTCSKEFKASHYAISTSLIAFGPMISGPIGGYLSEWLIHKDGLHLGYAYYFLFCFLASLPGLALIHFLPWEEERFKK